One window of Anaerohalosphaeraceae bacterium genomic DNA carries:
- a CDS encoding MFS transporter, whose protein sequence is MKNKTGAILLAFFVMGVADAMGPFSEAVRQNYQLSNVMATLLSFFVFIAFAVFSVPGGVLAAKIGKKNLLLLGLGLNAAAMLIPCLFEPGFAFLLGCIFVLGIGTTLLQVAGNPILRDVGAEGKYSRNLSLAQGFKGVGSTISSYLVTAAAGFFLLERLGWRAVFPIFFILMLITFIWAAMLKVEESKADVPPSIGSSLALLGKPFVAFAVFGIFLYVGAEVCMGRFLMPLMKGMGVAESTASKFGPAFFFLMLTAGRLLGPVVLHWITPRMFFVISAVLGLAGAAILMFGNAMLAPLGVLSAGLGYANIWPMLFSITVEKDPKHSSELSGLMCMAIAGGAVVPLLMGKFVDSGWGQNAFLVPAVCFVYLLVLSLWKEAKKEAVCA, encoded by the coding sequence ATGAAGAACAAAACCGGAGCGATTTTGCTGGCGTTTTTTGTGATGGGGGTCGCCGATGCAATGGGGCCGTTCTCGGAGGCCGTGCGTCAGAATTATCAGCTGAGCAATGTGATGGCAACGCTGCTGTCGTTTTTTGTGTTTATCGCTTTTGCGGTGTTCAGCGTGCCGGGCGGGGTTCTGGCGGCCAAAATCGGCAAGAAGAATCTGCTGCTGCTGGGGCTTGGGCTGAATGCGGCGGCGATGCTGATCCCCTGTCTGTTTGAGCCGGGGTTTGCGTTTCTGCTGGGGTGTATTTTTGTGCTGGGCATCGGCACAACCCTGCTGCAGGTGGCGGGCAATCCCATTCTGCGGGATGTCGGTGCCGAGGGCAAGTACAGCCGGAATCTGAGTCTGGCGCAGGGATTCAAGGGGGTCGGCAGTACCATCTCATCCTATCTGGTGACGGCGGCGGCCGGATTCTTTCTGCTGGAGCGTCTGGGCTGGCGGGCGGTCTTCCCGATATTCTTTATCCTGATGCTGATTACCTTCATTTGGGCGGCGATGCTGAAGGTTGAGGAAAGCAAGGCGGATGTGCCGCCGAGCATCGGTTCCAGTTTGGCCCTGCTGGGCAAACCGTTCGTTGCCTTTGCCGTATTTGGGATTTTCCTGTATGTGGGGGCGGAGGTGTGTATGGGGCGGTTTTTAATGCCTCTGATGAAAGGGATGGGTGTGGCGGAGAGTACGGCCTCGAAGTTCGGGCCGGCGTTTTTCTTCCTGATGCTCACAGCCGGGCGGCTTTTGGGACCGGTGGTGCTCCATTGGATTACGCCGCGGATGTTTTTCGTAATTTCAGCGGTCCTGGGGCTTGCCGGAGCGGCGATTTTGATGTTCGGCAATGCCATGCTGGCGCCGCTCGGTGTTCTGTCGGCTGGTTTGGGCTATGCGAATATCTGGCCGATGCTGTTTTCGATTACGGTCGAAAAAGACCCTAAACACAGCAGTGAATTGAGCGGTCTGATGTGTATGGCGATTGCAGGCGGGGCGGTCGTGCCGCTCTTGATGGGCAAGTTTGTGGACAGCGGCTGGGGACAGAACGCCTTTTTGGTTCCCGCGGTCTGTTTTGTGTATTTGCTGGTCCTGTCGCTGTGGAAAGAAGCCAAAAAAGAGGCGGTTTGTGCTTAA